The Cutaneotrichosporon cavernicola HIS019 DNA, chromosome: 3 region CAAACTTTAGTTACAGGCACCGTCGCCTAGGTTCCCGAACCAGTGGCCCTGATTATAGCCGTCTAGACAGCCCTTGACGGTACCCATGCCCGCGTCTCGCCTCGTTGGACAAAGACATCCCTACGCGTGTGAGATCGTGTAGAGTACTAATAGTGTCCAACTGAAAAGACCAGTCTCAATTGTTGCGATTCCAAGCAGTATTATGTCTTGCACTGAATTAGAACACTGGGTTAAATATATGTTTCAGTCGTGTATTGATTGAGGATGAAAGGAAAATGACTGCACTGGCAAAGCTgtccgacgaggacgagaggacgaggacgaggcaTGCGATTAGTCTCCATGTTGGACCCTGATAAGGTAGCCTCTGATGTGCCGGCGCATTCTGCACATGTTGGCGGACTCGGGATCTTTGTTCCCCCCGCCCCTACTTTGTCTCCTTTCGATCTGCCTGCCACCAAACCCTTTACATCCCTCATGCCTCACCTGACTGTTGGGTGATCGAGTGCATCCAACCTCCACGCTGGTCACTGGGTTATTTTACCACTCCCATCTTACATTCACAATCCTGCCATCCGCTCTTTCCTCTTACACTCACTCATCCCACTCTTACATTACAACAACTAAAATGCCATCCAAGACTGTAAGTCCCCTCGACGTTCGTGTATCCCCTTCCCCGTCGTCTTCCCACATCAAAGCTGGGCCCCTCGCAGTCTGACTAATGTTTGTCTAACTGTCCCTCCAAAGTGAGCGCTGCtgagctcctcgccttcatcttcctcatcctccccctccccatccaacctctcctcaccagttcccctccccttctctctctcttccccttccttccctccctcgcTAATTCCAGGCCGATGAAATCGCCGCGACCACGGAGACGATTCACGAGGTCGGGTACGACCGTAACGGCTTCGACTCGCGCGTCGACACCAAAACCCTCCGTTCGCTCTACCTTGTGAGTCTTTGTGCTGGCCCGCCAAAACctttttttttttttctGGGATCGTGCTAGGTTTGTCACCAGCCGCGTTCCACGGACCATGCTCCATGTCGCGAGCGAGTGGCCCCAAAGCAGCCTCGGTCGCCCCGGTGCGAGGGTTGCGGGGGCGAGTAGGGCGGTGTGTGACGCCTGGCAAGCGCCTTCACCTTTACGCTTGTCACATTGTCGACCCGCTGCCCTACTCGCTTTCCAATCCTCTTCTGCGTTCTGCACGTCTGCAACAACCGAGCCCTACCACCcctcggccctcggcgccgctCCCACTCAAACCTAGCGCCCACCACCGCTCTTGGCCGTCCCGCCTCTCCGAACCAAaaccatctcctcctcccccacccaccccgcacgtactaaccccaggcccCGGCCTTCATCAAGGCCGGCGCCGAGACGACCAACGTCGGCtcggccgagaaggactACGGCACGCAGTCGGTCTACGACAAGGACACGAACCGGATCCAGTACACCACGTTTGCCAAGTTCCCCTCCGTTCGCCTCCTTCCCGATGCCCAGCGCAAGCGCATCCTCGTTACTGGTGGTGCCGGCTTTGTCGGCTCGCACCTTGTCGACCGCCTcatgctcctcggccacgaggtcaccgtcctcgacaactTCTTCACCGGATCGCGCACCACCGTGTCGCACTGGGTCGGCCACCCTAACTTTGAGATGGTCCGCCACGACGTTGTCGAGCCCTTCAtgatcgaggtcgaccagATCTACCACCTCGCGTGCCCCGCCTCGCCCCCTCACTACCAGTACAACGCTGTCAAGACGATCAAGACATCGTTCATGGGCACCCTTAACATGCTCGGCCTTGCCAAGCGCACCAAGGCCCGTTTCCTCATtacctcgacctcggagGTCTACGGTGACCCCGAGGAGCACCCCCAGCGCGAGGACTACTGGGGCCACGTCAACTGCATCGGGCCCCGTGCATGCTacgacgagggcaagcgTGTTGCCGAGACCCTCACCTACGGTTATATGCGCcaggacggcgtcgacgtccgcGTCGCCCGTATCTTCAACACGTTCGGTCCCCGCATGAACCCCTACGACGGCCGTGTGGTCTCCAACTTTATCATTCAGGccctcaagggcgaggacatGACTGTTTATGGTGACGGCCAGCAGACCCGCTCGTTCCAGTACAtccacgacctcgtcgacggcctcatcctcctcatgaacggcgaggagacgcgTCCCGTCAACATTGGCTCGTCGCACGAGTTCACCATTCTGGAGTttgccgaggccgtccgcgacattgtcgaggaggtccagcgggccgagggcgagcccAACCCCAAGAGTGTCGGCATTGTTCACAAGGACATGCCAACTGACGACccgcagcgccgccgcgccgacacgacgcgcgccaaggagacGATCGAGTGGCAGCCCCGCTGGGGCGTCCGCGACGGTGTCCGCGAGATGGTCCTCTACTACAAGCAGATGATCGATCAAGGCAAGCTCTAAGCTGCGAGCTCTAGTTGCCTGTGTCTGCTCCCGCGCATAGACTTTCGCGCGCCCTTGTTTCGTTTGTTTCGCCGTATCTGCCATATGTCATACTTGGGACATTGTTACGAGGACGTTGGGGCTATCGGGAGGAGTGACTCATGCTTCTTACCAATTTCTGGTTGTAAAGTCAAGGAGGTAGATGCGTAACGGGATGAAGTGTGTAGTAATGTATCGGATTGTCTTGTCTAttcttcttctccctctctccccgATACTCAACTTTCTTACTCCATTATCCCCCCTCATTCACCACCACTTCTTGCACCATCTCTCGACCATCTCTCGACCATCTCTCGGCCATCTCTCGACCATCTCTCGAGCTTCCTCTCCTACCTGCGCCTAGGACCTTGAGGCTAGGTGCAGTACAAGGGTGAGCGGGTGTCAGAATGCCAGCACGACGTAACGGGCTTCAATTGTTGTCACACACTGTCAAACCATACGCATGCAGCTGACCATCACTGGCGCATAGGAGCGACGACCTCTACCAGTTTTTAGTACCCCTCTcttctcctgctcctccttccttccttccttccttccttccttccctccttccctccttccttccctccatcttggcccctccctctctgcGTGCAGGCAGCACGCCTCGATCTGGTCAAGCGTTTGTTCCACGCCAACAACATGAGTCACGTGACACGCGTCTCCCCCACaggcgagatggccgagcggTCTAAGGCGCTGTGTTAAGGTGTGCAAGCACATCCGCAGTCTTCGGACGTGGGTTCGAATCCCACTCTCGTCAGACGAGGATTCAGTTCCTCTGCCTATCTTTTGGCCtccgagaggaggagatgagaggagatgggaggTTTTGGAGTCGACGTtggaaggggggggggggggctTGTGCCGTGGCGGATCGACAACGTGCCTGGATGATCGACGGTGGGCAATGATGGGGCAGATGATATTGAGTGCAAGTGCGCGGCTGTGCTCACTGATCGACATTGCAAGGCGCCGGCTGGTCGGGCAGAGTAACACTTGACGGGTGTGCATACAGTCCACGTCTTGTGCCAGCCCAAGAGCAGCGGTTCCGGCTGGCTTCAGCCGCTTTTGCGGTTAGAGGGGAACGTACAGACAAACACCAGGGCACCTGGTCGACCACTTCTCACCTCTGGCTGACGCACCGAGACAGCCAACTGCTACTCCCAGCAAAAGCACTGCCCCACACGGACTCGAACCGTGGACCTCGGAGTTGTTTGGATTGCTCGTAACAGCTCCACGCGCTAACCAACTGAGCCATAGGGCAGGTGGTTGATGACCTTGGCATGGCTAGACCAAGGTCTGAGAGAGTTGGGACTACGGGCGCAGTTTCGAGCAGCCGCGCACTTCAGACACTGCACCTGTGCGCAGGTGGATGGCGAGAACCAGGATGcgtgggagatggggagcTGGTGTGAGTAGAATAGCTGGTTGGTTGGTCGGTGTGGAGAGCGACTTGGTCATTCCATTAGCCAGCGCCTTGAGTCGTCAGCAATCAGCATTCGTCAACCACGTTTAGGCCATTGTACACTCTATGCATATATCGTCCAGTGATCCGTCCAAGATCTACGCCGTCGGGTCCGGCATGACCATATGCTCGTGCTTGTCACCGCCCATGAGACGCATGGCCAGTTCGAACGCAACAAACGTCGCGCCGTTTGCGAATGGCGAACGGATCAAAGTCGGCTCGAGACCACCAGTGAACCCGCGCCATCCCTGTGCGCGCCATGTCTTGCGGAAACAGTCCACCATACCCGAGTACACGCGCTTCTTGGGGTCAAGGCTGTCGGTCTGGAGCTTGGACTTGACCACGTCGAGAGGGTAAATGCTGGCCCAGAGGGCGTATCCCGCAATCGCGCCATAGCCCAGCGACATGAGCGGCGAAATGTCCTCGCGCGTACCACCGTTCTTGCGGATGTGGCGCTGGACAAGCGCCTCGTATGCGAGGAAGTAGAATCTGACATCAATACCGTGGCCAGAACCAGGTAATCAGACTTGTACGTACCCATAACCGATACCGTCACGGCACACCGTAGCCACCTGACCCTTGAACACACCAGCAATGCCGTTCTGCGCGTACAGCTTGCGCGCGCAATCCAGGGGACCCTTATACAGACGCGGGTTGTCTGGCTGCGTCTGCAGTCGAATACGGATATGCTCGACCGGTCCAGCGACAATAGTGTTGGCCGCACCTGCAATCGCGCCGGAAGCGTACAACTCGGCAAGAGAAAGCTCCTTACCGCCGTTCCGGCGGCCAAAGAAGCGCTTCGCCCACTCGAGCGCACCAAACTGGATAGACACACACGCGCCGATACCAAGAAGCGGGGTGAGAGTTCCCTGCCGTCAATCTTCATAACTAACAGGCAGAGGGGCGCCGACAAGTCCCTCGGAAAGCACGCTTACCCACCTTGTAGAAACCCAGCGGTCCCTCGTTCTTCAGGAGCTTGGCAGCGCAGTCGAGAGGAGACTTGTATGTCCCCGGTGCGGCGGTCTGGACGCGGACCTTGACAATGTCAAAGGGCTAGTGTTAGCGATTGCCAGCTGCAGCTGCATAGTGCAGTGCCATCCACCCATCGGTCGCCCATCCCTCCCCTGCCGACCTCTGACCCCCCCCCACTCGCCGTATCGCGCCCCAGGCTCCCTCCGACTCCCTATCGAGACGCAAGTATTCGCAGAAGACTGCTCAACTCATCCgcgcccatctcctcgcAACCCATCTTGTCTGGATTGATCGTCGTCTCCCCGTCCCCCTtcttcgccctcgtccCCACTTTTCCCTCCCTGTGAATGTAAACAAAGCGACTCACCTGGCCAACAAGCACCTGGGTGATACCGCCGGCGGACCCGGCGATCAGGTCTTTCTGGGTCTGGCTGAGGCCCATGTCTGTTTAGTGGATGATGCACAAGTGAGAGGTCTGGATGTCGGTGTCAATGGGGAAAAATAACTTGACTACTGGGAGGGGAGGCACCGGTGGGCACGATAAGCTTGGAAATCGGTTGCCCGAGTGCCGCCCGTTGGAAATGGGCCCCGCGAATTCGAGGCGGCAGTCAAAAGGGCAAACCCAATTCGATCCCGACCACCTAGGTTTACCACTCGAATGGGTCTCGCAGTGGCGTGTTTGGCGCACGCAGTAAGACTCGAGGCGCATGCATGGCGTAGCGACTAACTGTTGATGATAGATAGGCGTTGCTCGgatctcgccgacgcgacgcgttcGACCTTTCACAGGTCCGCAACTCACCACATCAACAAACGACCACCcgcccaacctccacaCTTCCCACCTCAATCCGCTACTCGCAACTAATTCTTGTCTCATGACAAAGGATACATTCGTAACGTTCCAAGGCCTTAGATATATGGAGCAACCGAGTGGATAGTGCG contains the following coding sequences:
- a CDS encoding uncharacterized protein (RmlD substrate binding domain), with translation MPSKTADEIAATTETIHEVGYDRNGFDSRVDTKTLRSLYLAPAFIKAGAETTNVGSAEKDYGTQSVYDKDTNRIQYTTFAKFPSVRLLPDAQRKRILVTGGAGFVGSHLVDRLMLLGHEVTVLDNFFTGSRTTVSHWVGHPNFEMVRHDVVEPFMIEVDQIYHLACPASPPHYQYNAVKTIKTSFMGTLNMLGLAKRTKARFLITSTSEVYGDPEEHPQREDYWGHVNCIGPRACYDEGKRVAETLTYGYMRQDGVDVRVARIFNTFGPRMNPYDGRVVSNFIIQALKGEDMTVYGDGQQTRSFQYIHDLVDGLILLMNGEETRPVNIGSSHEFTILEFAEAVRDIVEEVQRAEGEPNPKSVGIVHKDMPTDDPQRRRADTTRAKETIEWQPRWGVRDGVREMVLYYKQMIDQGKL
- the YMC2 gene encoding uncharacterized protein (Belongs to the mitochondrial carrier (TC 2.A.29) family), producing the protein MGLSQTQKDLIAGSAGGITQVLVGQPFDIVKVRVQTAAPGTYKSPLDCAAKLLKNEGPLGFYKGTLTPLLGIGACVSIQFGALEWAKRFFGRRNGGKELSLAELYASGAIAGAANTIVAGPVEHIRIRLQTQPDNPRLYKGPLDCARKLYAQNGIAGVFKGQVATVCRDGIGYGFYFLAYEALVQRHIRKNGGTREDISPLMSLGYGAIAGYALWASIYPLDVVKSKLQTDSLDPKKRVYSGMVDCFRKTWRAQGWRGFTGGLEPTLIRSPFANGATFVAFELAMRLMGGDKHEHMVMPDPTA